In the Candidatus Brocadiia bacterium genome, one interval contains:
- a CDS encoding glycosyltransferase family 2 protein has protein sequence MRPILSLAVPEVSIIVINYNTKDLLLGCLNSVFNKVKTSGCLVTVVDNGSSDGSIEAVRQYYPTAEIIRLERNIGFAGAVNAGLRDRPAKYYFILNSDILLTERSLESLVRFMDANPRAGIITGQLLNQDGSRQHSFDNIPGLESELLGKSLLRILAPGRYPSKRQAYSSPIEVESVIGAAMMVREEAIKEVGMLDENYFLFLEETDWCRRMTGKGCQVWFVPESGIYHIQGQSKKKIVVAAKIEYLNSLYKFYRKHHALWIYLVFRLLKPIKIILGFALNLAGCILTFCLVRRIRQMLVVYFALLWWHLMLCPEWATLKGRSQKI, from the coding sequence TTGCGCCCTATACTGTCATTAGCCGTGCCTGAAGTATCCATCATTGTTATTAATTACAACACCAAAGACCTGCTTTTGGGGTGCCTGAACTCCGTTTTTAACAAGGTTAAAACATCCGGATGCCTGGTTACGGTTGTTGATAACGGCTCATCCGACGGCAGTATCGAGGCCGTTCGCCAGTATTACCCGACTGCTGAAATTATCCGGCTGGAACGCAATATTGGGTTTGCCGGAGCGGTCAATGCCGGTTTGCGTGACAGGCCGGCTAAATATTATTTTATTCTTAACAGCGATATCTTGCTGACCGAACGGTCTTTGGAAAGCCTGGTTAGGTTTATGGATGCCAACCCTAGGGCGGGTATTATAACCGGACAACTGCTCAATCAGGACGGTTCGCGGCAGCATTCGTTCGATAATATCCCGGGATTGGAAAGCGAGCTTTTGGGCAAAAGCTTGTTACGGATTCTAGCGCCGGGGCGGTATCCCAGCAAGCGGCAGGCGTATTCGAGCCCTATTGAGGTGGAATCGGTCATCGGCGCGGCTATGATGGTGCGGGAGGAGGCGATAAAAGAGGTCGGTATGCTGGATGAGAATTATTTCCTTTTTCTGGAAGAAACCGATTGGTGCCGGCGCATGACTGGCAAAGGTTGTCAGGTCTGGTTTGTGCCGGAGTCCGGCATTTATCACATTCAAGGACAGTCCAAAAAGAAGATTGTGGTGGCGGCTAAAATAGAATACCTCAATTCGTTGTATAAATTTTACCGGAAACATCATGCACTGTGGATATATTTAGTCTTCCGGCTGTTAAAGCCGATAAAGATAATTCTTGGTTTTGCGCTGAATCTGGCAGGGTGCATACTGACATTTTGTTTGGTAAGGCGTATAAGGCAGATGTTGGTGGTTTACTTTGCTTTGTTATGGTGGCATTTGATGTTGTGCCCGGAATGGGCGACTTTAAAGGGCCGGTCTCAAAAGATATAG
- a CDS encoding dodecin family protein, whose translation MAVARVTQIVASSPKGITEAVQEGIRRATKTLRGITGAEVTKTNVKVENGKIIEYRVHMSITFVLED comes from the coding sequence ATGGCAGTAGCAAGAGTGACACAGATAGTGGCGTCATCACCCAAAGGGATTACCGAGGCGGTACAGGAAGGCATCAGGAGGGCAACCAAGACTCTGCGCGGTATCACCGGCGCGGAAGTGACCAAAACTAATGTTAAGGTGGAAAACGGCAAAATAATCGAGTATCGGGTTCATATGAGCATTACCTTTGTCCTGGAAGATTAA